TTCCAGAATGTCTTTTAGATTCGTCTCTCCACTTCCTCTAGCCAGCGGCTTCGGCTGGTTCTCACCTTCACGCCAACCAATCATGTATATAATTCTAAAGGTGGCAGGAATTGATCCGTCGGGGTTACCATGCAGGGCCCGATATATGGCATCGTTGGCAAGCAGAACATCTCTCCGGATAGGTCCCATCTCGCGGTTTAAAATGGCGTTGCTCTCGCCCATAGCCTGAAGATCCTGCATAAGGGCAAATGTATCGGGGTAGTCGACAATGATGTCGTCAACGTCTACAGTCAGCATCTTGAAGCCTGCCTTCTGCAGCAGGCCGCCGACATCACGCACGTCAGCCAGCGGCGAGACGTGGGGAGACATGCCGCCTCTCCGTTCCTGCTCCGCCAGCTGTAGTGACGTCCGAAGCTCAAACAGCGTATCGCCTCCAAGCATTGCGCCGATGAATGGGCAGTCCGGCTTGAGGATGTTGTTGATCTGGGACAGCACTCCGGGGAGATCGTTGATCCAGTGCAAGCTCAGGGAGCTCAACACAAGATCAAACGACTCTGGCTCAAACGATACagtctcttcatcgtcgacGACTTGGCGGGTaatggcaatcttcttgttgaaATCGTGGCTGGCATCTCGGTAGAGCCTGGCCTCGGAGGAATCGGTTGCGACGAGCTCGCCGATGCGGTCCGACAGCGACGGTGACAGTGGCGTGTTGGGATCAGGGTCGGGATTCTCGCGCGTCAATGCTTTTGCGACATTGCAGGAATTGGCGCCGAGGTCGAGAACCTTGGGGAAGTGCCGTTTGATATCCTGTCGAGAGTAAGCTTTTGCGTTTGGCTCTGGGTTGAGCATGGCGAAGCAGATTTGGACTGACAAGAAGTCTCTCTGTGAGCCGTATAGCTACTTCGTCCTTTAGATAGTCTGCCTGACGACTCTCTTCCTCATTGGAAGCTGAGCGCTCCTTCTGAAGCCATTTGACCCTCCGATCAAAGACTTGGAATCGAGTTGATCCGGAAGCGACCGCATAGAATCGGCGAGGGGCAGCTGCGAACTGGGTGCTGTTGAGAGGGGCAAGCCTGGCGAGGCTGCTTTTGCCCCAGCTCATGAATGAGGATGAGCGACACGTGGACATGACATGCTCATTTGCAGAGCAAGTCTGGACTGGAGGTTGTATTCAAGTCAATtcaagcttggtgatggaagaagaggaagaggaagcagtGAAGCAATGAAGCAATGACGCCGGGCAGCCCATTCATTATCGATTGCATCCAATAATTTCTTAGATTGAGTGCTTCTCAGCGCACGGGCCACCCGGCCACAGGGTCGCAGCCGCTGGCGTTTTAGCGGCCAACCCGCTACAGAAGCATTAAGAAGCTCCTGATTTAGGCTCCACGCAACAGCCAAAACGgccctccatccatccttcgACCTTCTCCGAGCCGCCCGCAAGACGCGACGCTCTTGATCTCGCAAAACCGTGACCACCAGAGGCTCCACGTAATCGCCCAGACGCTGCTGCATTCGCTCTGACGCATCTGTCGGCGAGGAACCGTCTTACGGCAACagatccatcatctcgcatTTGTTTCGTCTTTTTTAACGCCGCCTACTCTGTCCCCGTGATAGCCGGCCGCTTCTTATCGCACAAGACCCGAGACGATTACATATCCAGCCTTCGCGACGCCGTCGATGCTCGCCGCATAAGCCAGACCGACGCAAGCGATCCCGCCTGACTATGCGATCCCCCCGATAGACGATTGGTGTCTGGCTTTGCCTCCCGCAAGGATTTAATTACCGCGACAGTTGCTTCGCAACCCATCTCAACCCATCGATTGAGGAGTTAAAAATAACGAGGtccgaaaaaaaaggggtCCAACATGTCGTCGTCCGCATCAGGCTGGATTAGccgctccagcagcaacaatgcCAACATGCGAGGCCTGGTGCAGTTCATTGCCGATTTGCGAAACGCGCGTGCCCgtgagctggaggagaagcgcatcaacaaggagctggccaaCATCCGGCAAAAGTTCAAGGACGGCAACCTCAGCGGCTACCACAAGAAGAAGTATGTCTGCAAGCTGCTGTACATCTACATCCTGGGGTGGAATGTCGATTTCGGACACCTCGAGGCCGTCAACCTGATTTCCGCCAATAAATACTCGGAGAAGCAGATTGGCTATCTGGCCATGACGCTGTTCCTGCATGAGAAGCACGAGCTGCTCCACCTTGTGGTCAATAGCATTCGCAAGGACCTTCTCGACCACAATGAGCTCTTCAACTGTCTTGCTCTGCATGCCATTGCCAACGTCGGAGGTCGCGAAATGGGAGAAGCTCTCAGCGGAGAAGTACACCGGTTGCTCATCTCGCCGTAAGTTCCAACACACGCGCGCATATGTCTGGTGGTGGAAGGGGTCGTTTGGCTAGCTCGAGACTGGAAAAGCTAACTAGTGAGTGTGATCTAGAACTTCGAAATCGTTTGTCAAGAAAAAGGCCGCTCTGACCTTGCTGCGACTGTACCGAAAGCACCGGGACATTGTACAGCCTCAGTGGGCCGAACgaatcatccatctcatggACGACGACGATCTGGGTGTTGCGCTGTCCATTACCTCTCTTGTCATGACTCTGGCTCAGGATGACTTGGAGCAGTACAAGGGCGCCTatgccaaagctgctgctagaCTTAAGCGCATCCTCATCGATGGCGAGTACACCACCGATTATCTGTATTACAAGGTTCCATGCCCTTGGCTTCAAGTTAAGCTTCTGCGGCTTCTGCAGTACTTTCCTCCTTCAGGTACGTTGATATTCCCCCTCCAAGCTATGTGCAACAAATTTACCGGATACTGACTGTGCTTGTGCAGAGGATACGCACGTGCGTGAGCTGATTCGAGAGTCTCTGCAAAAGATTCTCAACCTCGCCTTGGAATCAAGCAAGAACGTGCAGCAGAACAATGCTCAAAACGCGGTTCTCTTTGAGGCCATtaatctcatcatccacTTGGATACCGAGCAGGacttgatgaagcaaatCTCCTCTCGCCTAGGACGCTTTATCCAGAGCAGAGAGACCAATGTTCGATATCTTGGTCTCGAAGCCATGACCCATCTTGCCGCGAGATCTGAAAATCTTATTCCGATTAAGCAGCACCAGGACATTATCCTCAGCTCTCTCAAGGACCGCGATATTAGCGTTCGCAGAAAGGGTCTCGATCTCCTCTATAGCATGTGCGACTCGACGAATGCCCAGGTCGTTGTTGGCGAGCTTCTGCAGTTCCTTCAGAGTGCGGACTTTGCCATCCGTGAGGAGATGGTTCTTAAGATTGCCATTCTTACGGAAAAGTATGCCACTGACGTCCAGTGGTATGTCGACATATCTCTGCGGCTGATTGCCATGGCTGGTGATCATGTTAGCGACGAAGTGTGGCAGCGAGTGATTCAGATTGTTACCAACAACGAGGAGCTCCAGGTTTATGCCGCTCAGACCGCTCTTCAGCACATCAGAGCCGACATCTGCCACGAGACGTTGGTCAAGATTGGCGCCTACATTCTTGGAGAGTTTGGCCATCTCATTGCTGATCAGCAGCGGTGCAGCCCCATTGAGCAGTTCCTGGCCTTGCAGCGAAAGTTGTCGGGATGTTCATCGAGCACGCGCGCCATGATTCTTTCCTGCTTCATCAAATTTGTCAACTTGTTCCCGGAAATCAAGCCTCAGCTTGTTCATGTTTTTGAAATCTACAGCCACACTCTGGATTCCGAACTGCAGCAGAGAGCTTGTGAGTATCTGAAACTGGCGACGCTGCCGACGGATGATCTCCTGCGAACAATGTGCGACGAGATGCCGCCATTCCCCGAACGAGAGTCCGCCCTCCTCTCTCGCCTGCACCAGAAGCACGCCGGCACCAGCGACCGGAGGACATGGGTTGTCGGCGGCAAGTCTGCCAATACCGAGGCGGAGCTCAACATGGCCAAACCCGGCGGTCTTAAGAGGACATTTAGTTCTGCTGTTCCGCTCAACGGGAACAAGGCCAACGGTGTCAACGGTAGCCATGCAAACGGTGCCTCTGATCTTGCCGGACTAGACATGAGCTCGCCAACAAGCGAGCAAGGGCCGAAAAAGGTGCCCAACCTTGCCAGCGCTGCTCATCTGTCTCCCGGGTGGGAGAAGGGCTTCAACAGGCTCCTGCTCAAGGCTGAGGGTGTCTTGTACGAGGATGCCCAGGTGCAGATTGGCGTCCGGTCCGAGTACCGTGGACAGATGGCCTGCATCATTGCCTATTTCCGAAATAAGAATCCAGGGACCATCACGTCCTTCACCACGACGCTGGATCTTGACGAGAGCGAAAAGGGCCATCTCACATGGGATGTAAAGGGTCTCCCCGAGAGCACTCTTGGCCAAGGCTCGCAGACACAGCAGGTCATCATGTTTGAAGCCAAGAAGGTGTTTGATAAGAGTCCCACGATGCGAGTCAGCTACTTGGCTGGTGCGCTGCAGGCACTCACACTGAAGCTCCCCGTCACCATTCACAAGTTTATGGACCCTGCGGAGCTTTCTGCTGAGGACTTCTTCAAGCGGTGGAAGCAGATTGGTGGCGGTTCCCGAGAGGCTCAGGGCATTTTTGGTCTCTCTGGCGGCAAGAACAGCGCTAGGGAACTCACCGAGAAGTTCGTGGCCTCGACGGTCGAGGGCTTTAGATGGCGCCTCCTTGACCTGGTTGACCCTAACCCTAAGAACGTTGTCGGCGCCAGCGTGCTTCATACCTCGGAGGGCGGCAAGTTTGGCTGTCTCATGCGACTGGAGCCCAATTACGGCACTCAGGTAAGCTtatcttgttctttttcgtcttctttttatGAATACTTCTTCGACGTGATGTTTTGCAAAATCAAAGTATTTGCTACTTCAGAACCTACGGGTCATGAGACAACCTTAATCACCTTTGCCCTGATCGTCCATCATCATTGTTTCCCTTTGAATGTTTGCCATATCATGCAAGAAGATCGCACTGCTAACATGATGTTTAAAAGATGATTCGGTTAACGATCCGAGCCACCGATGAGTCGGTTCCCCAGGTTCTTCTCAAGCTCATGCAAGAGCGACTGTCCGTCGGAGTGTCAACGATGCCCGAGAGATACGACCCCCCAACACGACAAGACATCTCTGACGCTTTTGGGAGTGTAATGGTTAactaattatttattattcctctttttttcttttccgaGCCAAGCTTGGTTTCTCtattttatctttttttggaATATGTGACAATAACTACAACTACATGACTGACTAGGAAATGTCTTGGCACGCATGGAAGCATATTGGCGTTTGGGAGAGAAGCATGATGGATGATACTAAGTGCCTTGGACGAAGTTTTTGGAGTCGGTGAAGGGGCGAGACTGAGGAGCCTTTATTCTCTGTATGTAGTTTAGTTTTTTGCCCCCGTATGAAAGCggtgttttttattttttccaTCCTTTTTAGCCAACCAAAAGTTGTAACATATGACGGTCATGAACAGGGGAGCTTTTCGCTGATACCaacttccttttttctttcatgcTTGATGAGTCTTTTGCAGTTCGATCTTAATTCTGAATGAGACACATGATAGCTCCTGCTGAGATGCCTTCATGTTGTGACTGGTATTGTATTATTCACGTTTGATATATGTATGTAGGGGTTTTTTATACATTTCCATCTTACAACTGTTACGCTTTTGTCCGAGGAGGCCTCTGTCCGAAGATGGTGGTGCCCACTCTCACTTCACTGCTCCCCTGAGCAATGGCTCCCTCGAAATCCTCGCTCATGCCCATGCTCAGCTCCAGCGTATCGGGACTCAGACCGAGTTCGCTGGCCACCAAATCTCTCTGAGCTACTAGAGCCTCAAAATCCTCGTTTTCATTCTCTGCAGTAGTGGCACGACTGCGAGCGATAGCGCCAATAGTCATGAGGCCGAGCAAGTTGAGCCCAGCGCAATTCTGGACGATTTCACGACACAGACCAACGGTCTCCTCCCCCGGAGCACAGCCAGActtggcctcctcgcccGAGGTGTTGACCTGTACATGGAcattgagcttctcgagagCAGGATTAGCGACCCGGGCgttgttgagcagctgggcCTTCTTGAGGGAGTCGACGCTGGAGACGCAGAAGAGGTTGGGGATCTTGGCGAGGTTCTTGCAGTGGCCGGACTGCAGGCCGCCGATGAAGTGCCAGTGGATGGAGCGAGGGAGAAGCTCTGCCTTTTGGGCGAGTTCCTGGGCGTAGTTTTCGCCGAAATGGGTGTGGGAGGCGGGAGCTTGGTGAAGGGCGAGGACGTCGACGGCCGGCTTTAGCTTTGAGACGGCGACGAGGCGGACCTTGATGCTTTTAGTTTGCCATATATTTAATTTGTCTGACTGAGAAGAACCAGAAACAGAAACTGTGTATATAGAAGAACATCATACTCATGAACCGTTTCTAGTGCTTACATTTCGGCCGTTGGCGGCTGCTGCGACGCGCTCCTTGACGGCACTGAGTTGGGAGATGAGAGCTTGAGCTCTGGTGGGGTCGATTCTCATTTCTTCGGGGACTTCGTCACTCATTTTCTGCACACCATGAGATGAGACTTTTGAAAGACTTAGAGGAGATGTGAGatttaagaaaaataaatacttttctGAGTGGTTGTGAACtgggggagatgatgaatgaaaaTGTCATGAAGCAATGACACACAGGTTGAGAAGTTGTGGCCGAGGTCGGCTTATCATCGGCTGTATCGGGGGGTTTTCTAACTTCAATTCGGTAAGCCTTCCGGACAGTGACCTCAATACAGTACATTGATCTGTTTCTTTACTGGTGTTAATGCCAGAGCGGATTTAGCTGATTGAAGTTGCAATTCATGATCAAATTGATCTTTATTATTTCAGCACATTTTGTAGTTTCACCTTCTATAAtccatttctttttccttcgtTGCTCATAATAGACAATGGCAACCGACGTCAAGCAGGCACAGGACGGCAGCTCCAAAAAGCTGGCCTTTGAGCCCAAGTCACAGCACACATCAGATGAATTCCTACAAGACTTTCTCAACCCTTCCTTCGACCCAATCTCATACATAAACGCCAgcttgccgccgctggctCAAAAGGCACCAGTGCCATCGAATCACAATGCCGTGCCCCTTGCGGAACTCGCCACGCAGGCCCAGACGCTTCTGTCGCAGCTGGATGCTCACACAACAAGGCTGTCGGACACGCTGACGCAAATCACCGATGATATCCTCAGAAGTGGGAGCAGGATGTCTTACGAGGTGGAGATGCTGCGAGGCGAGGCGCTGAgtctggaggagctgctgtttgagaagctggctgacCAGATCAGCATGTTTGTGCCGGGAGGGCTGCAAAAGGAGGGTGAGGcgaaagaagacgaggaaaagtcaaaagagaagaagaagcctgtGGAAGATGGTGGAGACGAATCTGAGGCGAAAGCAGTTGCGAAACCCGAAGCTCAAGCGGCCGGTGCTGAGGGATTGGAGCCTGAGTCTATCAAGCAGCTGCGGACGCTCACCCTCGTCCGCGAGCGCCTGGATTCCGTCATCAAGATATTCGGCGACGCCATGGAATTCACGTTTCCGCCATCAGAAGTGTCTGTTAGTTCAGGATTCCTGTCCGTCTCCGCGCCAGAGCCTGGATCAGACCTGCAGAGCTCGGAGGAGAAGGGCCAGCAAGTTCTCAAGAAGCTACGAGACGAGATATCGACATTGCTCAACAACAAGCAAGACCCCGTTTCAGGCATTGAGAAGGCAGCCGAGAGAATCGAGCAGCTTAAGCAGTTGACTACAGTGTGGAATGGCACGGCGGAAGAGAGGGGCAGGACCAAGTTTATCGAGAGCCTGGCTAAGATGGTGGAGGACAGGCACCGCGAACTACTAAAGGAGATTGATACGAAGAGGAGCGAGGGTGTTGCGTCGAGGCATGAAAGGAGCGGTAGTAGTGGCGTGACGACGAGGGAGATTGccatggcggaggaggcaAAGGCGCTGCCGGGAGGGTTTGGGCTGATGAGCCAGCTACAGAAATTGCGCGGCGGCTTGTGAGTTTATGGAAGATTGTTTATTCGTACACGACATGCGTATGTATAGCTTTTCTGTGGGAGACGTAGGAGAATTGAGactggagatgagagagataTTACGAGATACGAAACATGGACGAGGTATCTTAGACCACAGTTAGATGGGATGAATACATTAGTATGTATGACACGATCTCATCCCAATACAGCTCCTTCACAGAGCAAATTGATTACTATCTATTAACTCCATCACATAGACTTTAAAGTTCATAATCATGAAATCATTGCCTTTCCTCGCATGAAACCATATCAGACTCGCCATGGTTACCATCTCCGGGCTCTTCCTCCATTGAATGCCGGGAAAGGCAACGAGGAAGCCCAAGTTGCTTCCACATACGGCATAGCGCCCATTAGACGTGCGCCGGTTCGCAGTTGCACGTATCGCTAGCCGCGGGTAACTCCCCAGTACAGAGTACCTGAAAACGCGGCCTGGCAAGCGAGAAAGCCAAGTACAAGACACTAAGCCAATGTACAAGAACACTCGCAGCGACAAATCAAGTGCGGTTTTGCCGGGCGGGCCAATCACAGGGCGTTTGTAACTGTCCCGATCTGCGGGCGGTGAAGCTGCCCGAAATGGTCATGCAGGTGCTTTTTTTCGCGGGCCAGAAAGAGGAAACTGGAGCTGGCACTGGACTGGAGGCAGGTCACGCAGGGCAGAATTGACGGGCGAGAGggcgaaaagggcaaaaTCACGCAGGTTGAATTGCAGccgggaaaaagagagaaaatcaTTATAGAATATTTACAGCGGGTGATTTGATTATTACTGTTTTGTTAACTCAGTAGTATTTTCTTCTGCTGTACAGTAGACAAAAAACAAGCTTCGTCGCCGCCATTAGAGTTGAGCTGGATCTGAGGCGCCTCTGACCTGGCGCTGAGAAAATCCATAAAAAGGCGGCAGAACCACACCACTCACTAACACCCCCGGGACTTAGACGCAAGACCCTAGCCAGCCTTTTGCTCCGAAACCTCACAACCAGTCGACTTGCATGCCATTACGCAAAACCTCTGCTCGCGGCTATTCTCTCACTCGAGctattctttttctttaccGTCTGCAGATTCTCTTCATATACACTATTAACTAGCTTCAAGCACAAGAAAAATACTACTCTCAGACGGCATCCACGcttctcaacctctctctttctcagcctctctcGCTCTGCTCCCTTGATCCGCCATGGAGGCGAGCGAAGGAATCGCCT
The sequence above is drawn from the Trichoderma breve strain T069 chromosome 5, whole genome shotgun sequence genome and encodes:
- a CDS encoding methyltransferase domain-containing protein → MSTCRSSSFMSWGKSSLARLAPLNSTQFAAAPRRFYAVASGSTRFQVFDRRVKWLQKERSASNEEESRQADYLKDEVAIRLTERLLDIKRHFPKVLDLGANSCNVAKALTRENPDPDPNTPLSPSLSDRIGELVATDSSEARLYRDASHDFNKKIAITRQVVDDEETVSFEPESFDLVLSSLSLHWINDLPGVLSQINNILKPDCPFIGAMLGGDTLFELRTSLQLAEQERRGGMSPHVSPLADVRDVGGLLQKAGFKMLTVDVDDIIVDYPDTFALMQDLQAMGESNAILNREMGPIRRDVLLANDAIYRALHGNPDGSIPATFRIIYMIGWREGENQPKPLARGSGETNLKDILEKKE